One region of Microbacterium sp. M28 genomic DNA includes:
- a CDS encoding TadE family protein, which yields MRRWSLWARDDEGSAALEFIVVGVILLVPLVYLVLTLGAVQEQTLGAEAAARHTARAMGQAPDAETAAARGDAVIAAVIEEYGMDPEAVQVSITCTPASATCPAPGATVIVTVSSRVSLPFVPPILGLDSVAAIPVEAVAAQKISRVWGTG from the coding sequence ATGCGCCGATGGAGTCTCTGGGCGAGGGATGACGAGGGCTCGGCGGCGCTCGAGTTCATCGTCGTCGGCGTGATCCTGCTCGTTCCGCTCGTGTATCTCGTGCTCACGCTCGGGGCTGTCCAGGAGCAGACGCTCGGCGCGGAAGCCGCCGCACGGCACACGGCCCGCGCCATGGGGCAGGCTCCGGACGCGGAGACGGCCGCAGCGCGGGGCGATGCCGTCATCGCCGCCGTCATCGAGGAGTACGGCATGGATCCCGAGGCCGTCCAGGTCTCGATCACGTGCACCCCCGCATCCGCGACCTGTCCCGCGCCCGGCGCGACCGTCATCGTCACCGTGTCGAGCAGGGTCTCTCTGCCGTTCGTGCCGCCGATCCTCGGCCTCGACTCGGTCGCGGCGATTCCGGTCGAGGCTGTGGCGGCGCAGAAGATCTCGCGCGTCTGGGGCACGGGATGA
- a CDS encoding DUF2510 domain-containing protein has protein sequence MPRTATVRELEDIMSTPAGWYDDGSGRQRWWDGAKWTEHFAPEAASAPEAPAAEAPAPAAEASAFTPPAVPSPADSGTSPYAAAPLAGPGARADAAPYTEAPVAAATAGKPKPHVIGWIALGVAALGFLLACIPATVILGLILLPIGLILSIVAFFLKGAKWPAITGLILAVVGGIIGSIVLVGTLIAAGVQAIDEMSDTTVSESPQDDADEDADAGSGEVGSRENPAALGSTISGDEYDVVVNTVTLDATEDILAANPYNEAPAEGTTYALINATVTYKGEDSGYAAMVMFDYVTADGEVVSSTDALVLPPEPALALQEIYTDASATGNVVLQVPVGDDGLLRVTPGILSDEVFVAVQ, from the coding sequence GTGCCGCGCACAGCAACGGTGCGAGAACTCGAGGACATCATGAGCACGCCTGCCGGTTGGTACGACGACGGTTCGGGGCGCCAGCGCTGGTGGGACGGCGCGAAGTGGACGGAGCACTTCGCTCCCGAAGCCGCGTCCGCACCCGAGGCACCCGCGGCAGAGGCACCTGCTCCCGCGGCAGAGGCATCTGCCTTCACGCCGCCGGCCGTCCCGAGCCCGGCTGACAGCGGCACTTCGCCGTATGCCGCCGCCCCCCTCGCGGGGCCGGGCGCCCGCGCCGACGCGGCTCCGTACACGGAGGCCCCCGTCGCGGCAGCGACCGCGGGAAAGCCCAAGCCCCACGTGATCGGCTGGATCGCCCTCGGCGTCGCGGCTCTCGGGTTCCTGCTCGCCTGCATCCCGGCGACGGTGATCCTCGGTCTGATCCTGCTTCCGATCGGCCTGATCCTCTCGATCGTCGCGTTCTTCCTGAAGGGTGCGAAGTGGCCGGCCATCACCGGCCTCATCCTCGCGGTCGTCGGCGGGATCATCGGTTCGATCGTGCTGGTCGGCACACTCATCGCGGCCGGCGTGCAGGCGATCGATGAGATGTCCGACACGACGGTGTCCGAGTCCCCGCAGGATGACGCGGACGAGGACGCGGACGCCGGTTCCGGCGAGGTCGGTTCGCGTGAGAACCCCGCGGCGCTCGGCAGCACGATCAGCGGCGACGAGTACGACGTCGTCGTCAACACGGTGACACTGGATGCGACCGAGGACATCCTGGCGGCCAACCCGTACAACGAGGCGCCGGCCGAAGGCACCACCTACGCTCTCATCAACGCGACGGTGACGTACAAGGGCGAGGATTCCGGCTACGCCGCCATGGTGATGTTCGACTACGTGACCGCCGACGGAGAAGTCGTCTCCAGCACGGACGCGCTCGTCCTCCCGCCGGAGCCCGCGCTCGCGCTCCAGGAGATCTACACCGACGCATCCGCTACCGGCAACGTCGTGCTCCAGGTACCGGTGGGTGACGACGGCCTGCTGCGTGTCACGCCCGGCATCCTGTCGGACGAGGTGTTCGTCGCCGTTCAGTGA
- a CDS encoding TadE/TadG family type IV pilus assembly protein, protein MFRRIARDEDGSSPVEFVLVGTILTILTLAILQLGLAMYVRNVVHDAAAEGAHYAALADTGIESGAARTADVITTAIGGDYAEDITVSTSRTPGHEVVVVRVRTTLPVLGLVGIPFGLEVEADAPMESLGEG, encoded by the coding sequence GTGTTCCGGCGGATCGCGCGCGACGAGGACGGCTCCAGTCCCGTCGAGTTCGTGCTCGTCGGCACGATCCTGACCATCCTCACGCTCGCGATCCTGCAACTGGGCCTCGCGATGTACGTCCGCAACGTCGTGCACGATGCCGCGGCGGAAGGCGCCCACTATGCGGCGCTCGCGGATACCGGCATCGAGTCCGGCGCCGCGCGCACCGCTGACGTGATCACGACGGCGATCGGCGGCGACTACGCCGAGGACATCACGGTCAGCACGAGCCGGACACCCGGCCACGAGGTGGTGGTCGTGCGGGTGCGCACGACACTGCCCGTGCTGGGTCTGGTCGGGATCCCGTTCGGGCTGGAGGTGGAAGCGGATGCGCCGATGGAGTCTCTGGGCGAGGGATGA
- the ftsX gene encoding permease-like cell division protein FtsX, with the protein MRIGLILTEALVGLRRNASMVISVVLVTFVSLTFVGAAILMQEQISTMRAYWSERAQVAVYMCSPVSETDTCVDGEATQEQLDSVSGELEGDALAPLIGSVRFEDKAEAYANLIELVGEEQASVLTEDQMQQSYWVTLKDPAQSRVITEAFTGKQGVEEVVDQLKYLDPLFSALTVATYIAVGIAALMLIAAVLLIATTIRLSAYARRKEIGIMRLVGASNRVIQTPFVLEGVFAAFLGSALASAAVIAGVHFGVDGYLRGRVPSITTWVTMQDAAFVVPILIIIGVVLAALSAGFAIRRWLRT; encoded by the coding sequence ATGAGGATCGGACTCATCCTGACCGAAGCCCTGGTGGGGCTTCGCCGCAACGCCTCGATGGTGATCTCCGTGGTGCTGGTGACCTTCGTCTCCCTGACGTTCGTCGGCGCCGCGATCCTGATGCAGGAGCAGATCTCCACGATGCGGGCCTACTGGTCCGAACGCGCCCAGGTCGCCGTGTACATGTGCTCGCCGGTCTCCGAGACCGACACATGCGTGGACGGCGAGGCGACCCAGGAGCAGCTCGACTCGGTGTCCGGCGAGCTCGAGGGCGATGCCCTCGCACCGCTGATCGGCAGCGTGCGCTTCGAGGACAAGGCCGAGGCGTACGCCAACCTCATCGAGCTGGTCGGCGAGGAGCAGGCCAGCGTCCTCACCGAGGACCAGATGCAGCAGAGCTACTGGGTGACGCTGAAGGATCCAGCCCAGTCCCGGGTGATCACCGAAGCCTTCACAGGCAAGCAGGGCGTCGAAGAGGTCGTCGATCAGCTCAAGTACCTCGATCCGCTGTTCTCGGCGCTCACCGTGGCCACGTACATCGCTGTCGGCATCGCGGCGCTGATGCTCATCGCCGCCGTGCTGCTGATCGCGACGACGATCCGATTGTCCGCCTATGCCAGGCGCAAGGAGATTGGCATCATGCGCCTTGTGGGCGCGTCGAACAGGGTGATCCAGACGCCGTTCGTGCTGGAGGGCGTGTTCGCCGCGTTCCTCGGCTCGGCCCTCGCGAGCGCAGCCGTGATCGCCGGAGTCCACTTCGGCGTCGACGGCTACCTCCGTGGACGGGTCCCGTCGATCACGACCTGGGTGACGATGCAGGATGCCGCATTCGTCGTGCCGATCCTGATCATCATCGGCGTCGTGCTGGCTGCCCTGTCGGCCGGCTTCGCGATCCGTCGCTGGCTGCGCACCTGA
- the smpB gene encoding SsrA-binding protein SmpB: MPRERGEKVIATNRRARHDYNIEKSYEAGLVLTGTEVKSLRQGRANLSDGYAFIKGNEAFLDAVHIPEYSQGHWTNHSAKRIRKLLLHREEIAKLQHAVSAGGYTLIPLKLYFSDGRAKIEIALAKGKREFDKRQTLRERQDTREAERAMRLRNRVGE, encoded by the coding sequence ATGCCCAGGGAACGCGGGGAGAAGGTCATCGCGACCAATCGTCGCGCACGTCACGACTACAACATCGAGAAGTCGTACGAGGCGGGACTCGTGCTCACCGGCACCGAGGTGAAGTCGCTGCGTCAGGGACGAGCCAATCTCTCGGACGGCTACGCGTTCATCAAGGGCAATGAAGCGTTCCTCGATGCCGTGCACATCCCGGAGTACTCCCAGGGCCACTGGACGAACCATTCCGCCAAGCGGATCCGCAAGCTCCTCCTGCACCGCGAAGAGATCGCGAAGCTGCAGCACGCGGTCTCGGCCGGTGGCTACACCCTGATCCCGCTGAAGCTGTACTTCTCGGACGGCCGGGCCAAGATCGAGATCGCACTGGCCAAGGGCAAGCGCGAGTTCGACAAGCGCCAGACGCTCCGCGAGCGTCAGGACACCCGCGAAGCCGAGCGCGCGATGCGCCTTCGCAACCGCGTCGGCGAATAG
- a CDS encoding MFS transporter, producing MSSASAVLRSFGPMVYLPTILFSLGEGAVLPLIPVIAANMGADVASAALVASALVVGQLCGNLPAGWAVARIGERFTMVIAGVVSMLAVVGMIFAPVIGVFAAAVFLLGFCAAAFGLARHAFMTTRVPIAFRARALSLLGGSFRLGIFIGPFVTAALLQVFGDETVAIWFFLACLAVMVVLVLFGPDPEKTTPPVTSNGTFAEDTGEPVSGSIPTIRRPGIFRTMWHHRGVLGRLGLAAASLSAVRSARQVVLPLWGVSLGLDAQTIALVVGVSGAIDFALFYVSGQVMDRFGRLWAAVPAMVLMGSGFVVLSFTHDGDAAVLWFGMCAAVLGVGNGLSSGILLTLGADVAPKAEPAAFLGSWRTLTDAGGAVAPLVVSGVTALASLSVATGLIGALGFIGAVGFLRWIPRFSPRQRD from the coding sequence ATGAGCAGCGCATCAGCGGTCCTGAGGAGTTTCGGGCCGATGGTGTACCTGCCGACCATCCTGTTCTCGCTCGGCGAGGGCGCCGTCCTGCCGCTGATCCCCGTGATCGCGGCGAACATGGGCGCCGACGTCGCCTCGGCCGCGCTGGTCGCGTCGGCTCTCGTGGTGGGTCAGCTCTGCGGCAATCTCCCAGCAGGCTGGGCGGTCGCCCGCATCGGGGAGCGGTTCACGATGGTCATCGCCGGCGTCGTGTCGATGCTGGCCGTGGTCGGGATGATCTTCGCCCCGGTGATCGGCGTCTTCGCCGCCGCCGTGTTCCTCCTCGGCTTCTGCGCCGCAGCGTTCGGACTCGCCAGGCATGCGTTCATGACGACGCGGGTGCCGATCGCGTTCCGCGCTCGTGCGCTGTCGCTGCTGGGCGGCAGCTTCCGGCTCGGCATCTTCATCGGACCGTTCGTCACCGCCGCGCTCCTGCAGGTGTTCGGCGACGAGACGGTCGCGATCTGGTTCTTTCTCGCATGCCTGGCCGTCATGGTCGTCCTCGTGCTGTTCGGGCCGGACCCGGAGAAGACCACTCCCCCTGTCACCTCGAACGGGACGTTCGCCGAGGACACCGGCGAGCCCGTGTCCGGGTCGATCCCGACGATCCGGCGGCCGGGGATCTTCCGCACCATGTGGCACCACCGGGGCGTGCTGGGCAGACTCGGATTGGCCGCGGCATCTCTGTCGGCGGTCCGGTCCGCTCGCCAGGTCGTGCTGCCGCTGTGGGGCGTCTCGCTGGGTCTGGATGCTCAGACCATCGCCCTGGTCGTCGGCGTCTCCGGAGCGATCGACTTCGCGCTGTTCTACGTCAGCGGGCAGGTGATGGACCGGTTCGGCAGGCTCTGGGCCGCCGTGCCGGCCATGGTGCTGATGGGCAGCGGGTTCGTCGTGCTGTCGTTCACGCACGACGGCGACGCTGCGGTGCTGTGGTTCGGGATGTGCGCGGCGGTACTCGGCGTGGGCAACGGCCTCTCCAGCGGCATCCTGCTCACGCTCGGTGCTGATGTCGCCCCGAAGGCGGAGCCGGCCGCGTTCCTGGGGTCGTGGCGGACGCTGACGGATGCCGGTGGCGCGGTCGCCCCGCTCGTCGTGTCCGGCGTGACGGCTCTGGCGTCGCTGTCGGTGGCGACCGGGCTCATCGGCGCGCTGGGTTTCATCGGCGCGGTCGGATTCCTGCGCTGGATCCCGAGGTTCAGCCCGCGTCAGCGCGACTGA
- the prfB gene encoding peptide chain release factor 2: protein MLELDLSAEIQALRQTFGDISEVVDVSRLRDDIARLSEEAGAPDLWDDTERAQKVTSALSHRQSELARITGIAQRLDDLEVLIDLANEMGDEESALEARAELTALTEMINQLEVQTLLDGEYDDRSAIITIRSGAGGDDATDFAEMLMRMYLRWAERHKYPVKVMDTSYAEGAGIKSATFEIDAPYAFGTVSVEAGTHRLARISPFGSADKRQTSFAAVEVIPLMEEATEVDIPESDIRVDVFRSSGPGGQSVNTTDSAVRITHLPTGIVVSMQNEKSQIQNRAAAMRVLQTRLLLLQKEQEAAKKKELAGNITASWGDQMRSYFLYGQQLVKDLRTGYESGNPASVFDGDLDGFISAGIRWRKRRDDD, encoded by the coding sequence ATGCTCGAACTCGATCTCTCCGCCGAAATCCAGGCGCTCAGGCAAACCTTCGGCGACATCAGCGAGGTCGTCGATGTCTCCCGGCTCCGCGACGACATCGCGCGACTCAGCGAAGAGGCCGGTGCGCCCGATCTCTGGGACGACACCGAGCGCGCTCAGAAGGTGACCAGCGCCCTCAGCCACCGCCAGTCCGAGCTCGCGCGCATCACCGGCATCGCGCAGCGTCTCGACGACCTCGAGGTGCTCATCGACCTCGCCAACGAGATGGGCGACGAGGAGTCGGCCCTGGAGGCCCGAGCCGAGCTGACCGCGCTGACCGAGATGATCAACCAGCTCGAGGTGCAGACGCTGCTGGACGGCGAGTACGACGACCGCAGCGCGATCATCACGATCCGCTCCGGCGCCGGCGGCGACGACGCCACCGACTTCGCCGAGATGCTGATGCGCATGTACCTGCGCTGGGCCGAGCGGCACAAGTACCCGGTCAAGGTCATGGACACGTCCTACGCCGAGGGCGCGGGCATCAAATCCGCGACGTTCGAGATCGACGCGCCCTATGCCTTCGGCACCGTGTCGGTCGAGGCCGGCACGCACCGTCTCGCCCGCATCAGCCCGTTCGGCTCGGCCGACAAGCGGCAGACCTCGTTCGCCGCCGTCGAGGTCATTCCGCTCATGGAAGAGGCCACCGAGGTCGACATCCCCGAGAGCGACATCCGCGTCGACGTCTTCCGCTCCTCCGGCCCCGGCGGCCAGTCCGTCAACACGACCGACTCGGCGGTGCGCATCACGCACCTTCCGACCGGGATCGTCGTGTCGATGCAGAACGAGAAGTCGCAGATCCAGAACCGTGCCGCCGCCATGCGCGTCCTGCAGACTCGCCTGCTGCTGCTGCAGAAGGAACAGGAAGCGGCGAAGAAGAAGGAGCTCGCGGGCAACATCACTGCGAGCTGGGGCGACCAGATGCGCTCGTACTTCCTCTACGGCCAGCAGCTCGTCAAGGACCTGCGCACCGGCTACGAGTCCGGCAACCCGGCATCGGTGTTCGACGGCGACCTGGACGGGTTCATCTCCGCCGGCATCCGCTGGCGCAAGCGTCGCGACGACGACTGA
- the ftsE gene encoding cell division ATP-binding protein FtsE, with product MIRFENVTKRYRGTKRPALSGVDFEVQRGEFVFLVGASGSGKSTCLRLILREEVPSTGRVAVLGRDLRSLANRKVPYFRRHIGSVFQDFRLLPSKTVYQNVAFTLQVTGSSRGFIQQAVPEALALVGLDGKQKRMPHELSGGEQQRVAIARAIVNRPQVLLADEPTGNLDPATSVGIMQLLARINAGGTTVLMATHEAGFVDQMQRRVIELRDGEMVRDEVHGGYGDTSAIPTLSPEQVRGAAAAAALTAVQEVQRETASIPPLDAETLARMRESKNRAATGPVVTTAPAEPRATEAPAPAAERTSTSADATAPASAPVPPRTHPIVLPEVDIAEVGVADRLGLGDKDDDEVGPTT from the coding sequence ATGATTCGGTTCGAGAACGTCACCAAACGCTATCGGGGCACCAAGCGCCCTGCCCTGTCGGGCGTCGACTTCGAAGTGCAGCGCGGGGAGTTCGTCTTCCTCGTGGGCGCTTCGGGCTCCGGCAAGTCGACCTGCCTGCGACTGATCCTCCGGGAAGAGGTCCCCTCGACCGGTCGCGTCGCGGTCCTCGGGCGCGACCTGCGTTCGCTCGCGAACCGGAAGGTCCCCTACTTCCGCCGGCACATCGGCTCTGTGTTCCAGGACTTCCGTCTGTTGCCGTCCAAGACGGTCTACCAGAACGTCGCGTTCACGCTGCAGGTGACCGGTTCCTCCCGCGGGTTCATCCAGCAGGCCGTCCCCGAGGCGCTCGCCCTGGTGGGTCTGGACGGGAAGCAGAAGCGGATGCCGCATGAACTGTCCGGCGGTGAGCAGCAGCGCGTCGCGATCGCCCGCGCGATCGTCAACCGTCCGCAGGTCCTGCTCGCCGACGAGCCGACCGGAAACCTCGACCCGGCGACCTCCGTGGGCATCATGCAGCTGCTGGCCCGGATCAACGCGGGCGGCACGACGGTCCTCATGGCCACGCACGAGGCCGGATTCGTCGACCAGATGCAGCGCCGCGTGATCGAGCTGCGCGACGGCGAGATGGTGCGCGACGAGGTCCACGGCGGCTACGGCGACACCTCGGCCATTCCGACGCTCTCGCCCGAGCAGGTCCGCGGTGCTGCGGCCGCGGCCGCGCTCACCGCGGTGCAGGAGGTGCAGCGCGAGACCGCCTCGATCCCGCCGTTGGATGCCGAGACCCTGGCGCGCATGCGCGAATCGAAGAACCGCGCCGCCACCGGCCCCGTCGTGACGACGGCGCCGGCGGAGCCCCGAGCCACCGAGGCACCTGCGCCGGCCGCGGAGCGCACATCGACGAGCGCCGATGCGACCGCGCCGGCATCCGCACCGGTTCCGCCGCGAACGCATCCGATCGTGCTGCCAGAGGTGGACATCGCCGAAGTGGGGGTCGCCGATCGTCTCGGCCTCGGGGACAAGGACGACGACGAAGTGGGGCCGACGACATGA